CCGAGGAGCCCGCCGAGAATCGTTCCCAGCAGTCCGCCAAGGCCGCCGCCCGCATCGGCGCGCGGGAGGGGCGCCGGGGCCGGAGCGGGCGCCGGCGCGCGGCCCTGTCCGGCGACGCCGCCGAGGATCTGTTCGAGCAGGCCGCCGAGGTTGCCGCCGCCGGAGCCGGCGAGTTGCCCGAGAATATCGCCGAGACCCTTGTCGTTGATGGATTTGGTCAGGCTGCTGACCACGATCGAGGCGAGGATCGGCATGAGCTGGCTGAGAATGTCCGGCCGCACGCCGGATTCGCGCGCGGCGGCCTGGAGCACCTGGCCGGTCGCGGCCGGAGAGCCGAAGATGTTGGACAGAAGGTCCCGCCCCAGCTCGACGGAATCGTCGCTTTCGGCGGCGGCGGGCTCATCGAAGAACGAATAGCGGGAGGCGCCGGCCATCACGCCGACGGTCCGCTGAAAGGTTTCCGGCTCCTCGACGGCCCGGTTGAGGCCAATCGTCAGGGCGGGCGTCAGCGCCTGGATGGCGCTCTCTATCTGCTCTTCGGAAAGGCCGAAGCGCTGGGCGAGATTGGAAACGAGCTGGCCGCCCTGGGCGGAGGCCAGAATGCTATCGACGTCGGACATGATATCCTCCCAAAAATCCGGGACGTTGCCTCTCCCGCCTTTTCAACCCGCCTTCCAGTCTGGCGGATTTCTGCACATGCTAGCTCAGACCGTGCGGGTCGGATAGGCTGCTTCGCGCAGGCGTCCCCGCGCCGGCTCCCCAGCCTGCCGGCTTGACAGAGTCCGGCCGGCGCGACATTGCTTCCTGCCGTTCGACGCCGAAATGGCCTTTGTCCGTACGGGTGAAACGCCAATCGAGCCGCGGCGCGG
The DNA window shown above is from Methylocystis echinoides and carries:
- a CDS encoding DUF937 domain-containing protein, with the protein product MSDVDSILASAQGGQLVSNLAQRFGLSEEQIESAIQALTPALTIGLNRAVEEPETFQRTVGVMAGASRYSFFDEPAAAESDDSVELGRDLLSNIFGSPAATGQVLQAAARESGVRPDILSQLMPILASIVVSSLTKSINDKGLGDILGQLAGSGGGNLGGLLEQILGGVAGQGRAPAPAPAPAPLPRADAGGGLGGLLGTILGGLLGGRRAPPPGGDALPPQRRGGDVLETGGGPLSTGGATGGFDEASIQAAIEEIKKTLQVGRGGNAPGGQTGGAPSGGASDLEAILGQILGKR